A portion of the Streptomyces sp. NBC_00376 genome contains these proteins:
- a CDS encoding flavin reductase family protein yields the protein MSNDEFRGALARLAAGVVLITAQEPPLDENGRGEDVGMTATAFMSVSLDPPLVMVSLRNDSRMDDLLSEQPLWAVSVLAESQRHVAGRFAMKGRISDRLLFEDIPYKRGEVTAAPLISGALATLECRTEQRVVAGDHTLVIGRVLSAALPSGEGAPLTYFRGRYRQLG from the coding sequence GTGAGCAACGATGAGTTCCGAGGCGCCCTCGCCCGGCTGGCCGCCGGCGTCGTGCTGATCACCGCCCAGGAGCCGCCGCTTGACGAGAACGGGCGCGGCGAGGACGTCGGCATGACGGCGACCGCCTTCATGTCGGTCTCGCTGGACCCGCCCCTGGTGATGGTCAGCCTGCGCAACGACTCCCGGATGGACGACCTGCTGTCGGAGCAGCCGCTGTGGGCGGTGTCGGTGCTCGCCGAGAGCCAGCGGCACGTCGCCGGACGGTTCGCGATGAAGGGCCGGATCAGCGACCGGCTGCTGTTCGAGGACATCCCCTACAAGCGGGGGGAGGTCACCGCCGCTCCGTTGATCTCAGGGGCACTGGCCACGCTGGAGTGCCGGACCGAGCAGCGGGTCGTGGCCGGTGACCACACGCTGGTGATCGGCCGGGTGCTGAGCGCGGCGCTTCCCAGCGGGGAAGGGGCGCCGCTGACGTACTTCCGGGGGCGGTACCGGCAGCTGGGGTGA
- the arfB gene encoding alternative ribosome rescue aminoacyl-tRNA hydrolase ArfB, translated as MGAMSGPYVIRGSVSLPEAELMWRFSRSSGPGGQHVNTSDSQVELRFDLAATESLPEVWKERALQRLESRLVGGVLSVRASEHRSQWRNRETALVRLASLLAEATAPPPRPRRKTRIPRGINERRLREKKQRGETKRGRSGRDW; from the coding sequence ATGGGTGCCATGTCCGGGCCCTATGTCATCCGCGGTTCGGTCTCCCTGCCGGAGGCCGAGCTCATGTGGCGTTTCTCGCGGTCCTCGGGGCCCGGCGGGCAGCACGTCAACACCAGCGACTCCCAGGTGGAGCTCCGCTTCGACCTCGCGGCGACCGAGTCGCTCCCCGAGGTGTGGAAGGAGCGGGCGCTCCAGCGCCTGGAGAGCCGGCTCGTGGGCGGGGTGCTCTCGGTGCGCGCCTCCGAGCACCGCTCCCAGTGGCGCAACCGCGAGACCGCTCTCGTACGGCTCGCCTCGCTGCTCGCCGAGGCGACGGCGCCGCCCCCGAGGCCGCGCCGCAAGACGCGCATCCCCCGGGGCATCAACGAACGCCGGCTGCGCGAGAAGAAGCAGCGCGGCGAGACCAAGCGCGGCCGCTCCGGCCGCGACTGGTGA
- a CDS encoding TerD family protein, producing the protein MAVSLSKGGNVSLTKEAPGLTAVTVGLGWDVRTTTGTDFDLDASAIAVNPAGKVVSDGHFVFFNNKSTPDQTIVHTGDNVTGQGEGDDEQINVNLAGLPADVDKIVFPVSIYDAETRSQNFGQVRNAFIRIINQAGGTEIARYDLSEDAATETAMVFGELYRNGAEWKFRAVGQGYASGLRGIAQDFGVNL; encoded by the coding sequence ATGGCTGTAAGCCTGTCCAAGGGCGGCAACGTCTCCCTCACCAAGGAGGCCCCGGGCCTGACCGCCGTCACGGTCGGCCTCGGCTGGGACGTCCGCACCACCACCGGCACCGACTTCGACCTCGACGCCTCGGCGATCGCGGTCAACCCGGCCGGCAAGGTCGTCTCGGACGGCCACTTCGTCTTCTTCAACAACAAGTCGACGCCCGACCAGACCATCGTGCACACCGGTGACAACGTCACGGGCCAGGGCGAGGGCGACGACGAGCAGATCAACGTCAACCTGGCGGGTCTGCCGGCCGACGTCGACAAGATCGTCTTCCCGGTCTCGATCTACGACGCCGAGACCCGCAGCCAGAACTTCGGCCAGGTGCGCAACGCGTTCATCCGCATCATCAACCAGGCCGGCGGCACCGAGATCGCCCGCTACGACCTGAGCGAGGACGCCGCCACCGAGACCGCCATGGTCTTCGGCGAGCTGTACCGCAACGGCGCCGAGTGGAAGTTCCGCGCCGTCGGCCAGGGTTACGCCTCCGGCCTGCGCGGCATCGCCCAGGACTTCGGCGTCAACCTCTGA
- a CDS encoding M4 family metallopeptidase — MTPHMNTRRAAALAAVAAMVVVGMQTGAANAVPDNGNDAPSATRSVVPFGANKASVRTAAIRSAQGEASSTADSLGLGAKEKLIVRDVIKDADGTVHTRYERTYDGLPVLGGDLVTHTAPGGKLKGVTKATKARISVPSTTPKIKTAAAARKVIWAGSGKPVLALETVKTGVQKDGTPSRMHTITDAITGKKLQSYEAVETGVGHSQYSGDVDLTTTESGSGFELTDGDRGGHKTYDLNQGESGTGDLVTDDDDTWGDGTGGDRQTAAVDAAYGAAQTWDFYKSAFGRDGIAGDGKAAYSRVHYGDAYVNAFWDDSCFCMTYGDGADNKSALTALDVAGHEMSHGLTASTANLDYFGESGGLNEATSDILGTSVEFAADNSTDVGDYLIGEKIDINGDGTPLRYMDEPSKDGGSADYWNSSVGDLDVHYSSGVANHFFYLLSEGSGAKTINGVDYDSPTADGSTVTGIGRDKAVQIWYKALAEYMTSSTDYAGAREATEKAATDLYGADSAELTSVQAAWSGVNVK; from the coding sequence ATGACCCCCCACATGAACACCCGTCGCGCCGCAGCCCTGGCCGCCGTGGCCGCGATGGTCGTCGTAGGCATGCAGACCGGTGCGGCGAACGCCGTGCCGGACAACGGAAATGACGCCCCCTCCGCCACTCGCAGCGTCGTCCCCTTCGGCGCGAACAAGGCCTCGGTGCGCACCGCAGCCATCAGGTCCGCACAGGGCGAAGCCTCTTCGACCGCCGACTCGCTCGGTCTCGGCGCCAAGGAGAAGCTGATCGTCCGCGACGTGATCAAGGACGCCGACGGCACCGTCCACACCCGCTACGAGCGCACCTACGACGGCCTGCCCGTCCTCGGCGGCGACCTCGTCACCCACACCGCCCCGGGCGGAAAGCTCAAGGGCGTCACGAAGGCGACCAAGGCCCGGATCTCGGTGCCGTCCACCACCCCGAAGATCAAGACCGCGGCCGCCGCCCGCAAGGTGATCTGGGCCGGCTCCGGCAAGCCCGTCCTCGCCCTGGAGACGGTGAAGACCGGCGTGCAGAAGGACGGCACGCCGAGCCGGATGCACACCATCACCGACGCGATCACCGGCAAGAAGCTCCAGAGCTACGAGGCGGTCGAGACCGGCGTCGGCCACAGCCAGTACAGCGGCGACGTCGACCTGACGACCACCGAGTCCGGCTCCGGCTTCGAGCTGACCGACGGCGACCGCGGCGGCCACAAGACGTACGACCTCAACCAGGGCGAGAGCGGCACCGGTGACCTCGTCACGGACGACGACGACACCTGGGGCGACGGCACCGGTGGCGACCGCCAGACCGCCGCCGTCGACGCCGCCTACGGCGCCGCCCAGACCTGGGACTTCTACAAGTCGGCGTTCGGCCGCGACGGCATCGCCGGTGACGGCAAGGCCGCGTACTCGCGGGTCCACTACGGCGACGCGTACGTCAACGCGTTCTGGGACGACAGCTGCTTCTGCATGACGTACGGCGACGGCGCCGACAACAAGAGCGCGCTGACCGCCCTGGACGTCGCGGGCCACGAGATGAGCCACGGCCTGACCGCGTCCACCGCCAACCTCGACTACTTCGGTGAGTCCGGCGGCCTGAACGAGGCGACCAGCGACATCCTCGGCACCTCGGTCGAGTTCGCCGCCGACAACAGCACCGACGTCGGCGACTACCTCATCGGCGAGAAGATCGACATCAACGGCGACGGCACCCCGCTGCGCTACATGGACGAGCCGAGCAAGGACGGCGGCTCGGCCGACTACTGGAACAGCAGCGTCGGCGACCTCGACGTGCACTACTCCTCCGGCGTCGCCAACCACTTCTTCTACCTGCTGTCCGAGGGCAGCGGCGCGAAGACCATCAACGGGGTCGACTACGACTCCCCGACCGCCGACGGCTCGACCGTCACCGGCATCGGCCGGGACAAGGCCGTCCAGATCTGGTACAAGGCCCTCGCCGAGTACATGACCTCGTCCACCGACTACGCGGGCGCCCGTGAGGCGACCGAGAAGGCGGCGACCGACCTGTACGGGGCGGACAGCGCCGAGCTCACCTCCGTCCAGGCCGCCTGGAGCGGCGTCAACGTGAAGTAG
- a CDS encoding M1 family metallopeptidase has translation MDQRTPVRRTARAAALVLLVLTTSTGCSGGVEGRPGAAGLRDPYFPKLGNGGYDVTHYDLVLDADPAAHRLRGTATITARATQDLSAFNLDLAGLTVDSVTVEGRPAAVNRAGNELTLRPDAEVADRLRKGRTFRTVVRYSGSPLTITDPDGAKEGWLRTADGSVALGEPTGSMAWFPGNNYPSDKASYDIAVTVPKGLTAVSNGELVSRRGSGTTTTFRWHAPEPMASYLATVAIGRFETKSSTTADGIEVFTAADTTVAKDSARILARVPEVVKWEAERFGPYPFSATGAVVERHGDAGYALETQTRPFFPGPPDAGLLVHEMAHQWFGDSVTPRSWRDMWLNEGFATYAEWLWEADKEGVPIQDLFDAAFADDDNWAFPPADPPTAADISQPPVYGRGAMVVHKVRQAVDDDKRFFALVKGWTKAHRHGNASTADFTAYVEKTTGQDLTELWDTWLYGRSRPASKG, from the coding sequence GTGGATCAGCGAACACCCGTACGCCGCACGGCACGCGCCGCCGCGCTCGTCCTGCTGGTGCTGACGACGTCCACCGGCTGTTCGGGCGGCGTCGAGGGCAGGCCCGGCGCCGCCGGGCTGCGCGACCCGTACTTCCCGAAGCTCGGCAACGGCGGCTACGACGTCACGCACTACGACCTCGTGCTGGACGCCGACCCGGCCGCCCACCGGCTGCGCGGCACCGCCACGATCACCGCACGCGCCACCCAGGACCTCAGCGCCTTCAACCTCGACCTCGCCGGGCTCACCGTGGACTCCGTGACCGTCGAGGGCCGCCCCGCCGCCGTCAACCGGGCGGGGAACGAGCTGACGCTGCGCCCCGACGCGGAGGTCGCCGACCGTCTGCGCAAGGGCAGGACCTTCCGTACGGTCGTCCGCTACTCGGGCTCCCCGCTCACCATCACCGATCCCGACGGGGCGAAGGAGGGCTGGCTGAGGACGGCGGACGGCTCGGTCGCGCTCGGTGAACCGACCGGTTCGATGGCCTGGTTCCCCGGCAACAACTATCCCAGCGACAAGGCGTCGTACGACATCGCAGTCACCGTTCCCAAGGGGCTGACGGCGGTTTCCAACGGCGAGCTGGTCTCCCGGCGCGGCTCGGGCACCACCACCACGTTCCGCTGGCACGCCCCCGAACCGATGGCGAGTTATCTCGCGACCGTGGCCATCGGCCGCTTCGAAACGAAGTCCTCGACGACCGCGGACGGCATCGAGGTGTTCACCGCCGCGGACACGACGGTGGCGAAGGACAGCGCGCGGATTCTCGCCAGGGTTCCCGAGGTCGTGAAGTGGGAGGCGGAGCGGTTCGGCCCGTACCCCTTCTCCGCCACGGGCGCGGTCGTCGAGCGTCACGGGGACGCCGGCTACGCCCTGGAGACCCAGACCCGGCCCTTCTTCCCCGGGCCGCCGGATGCCGGGCTGCTCGTCCACGAGATGGCCCACCAGTGGTTCGGGGACTCCGTGACGCCCCGGAGCTGGCGCGACATGTGGCTCAACGAGGGCTTCGCGACCTACGCGGAGTGGCTGTGGGAGGCCGACAAGGAGGGCGTCCCGATCCAGGACCTGTTCGACGCCGCCTTCGCGGACGACGACAACTGGGCCTTCCCGCCGGCCGATCCCCCGACGGCGGCGGACATCTCGCAGCCGCCGGTCTACGGGCGCGGGGCGATGGTCGTCCACAAGGTCCGGCAGGCTGTGGACGACGACAAGCGGTTCTTCGCGCTCGTCAAGGGCTGGACGAAGGCCCACCGGCACGGCAACGCGTCGACCGCCGACTTCACCGCCTACGTGGAGAAGACGACCGGTCAGGACCTGACGGAGCTGTGGGACACCTGGCTGTACGGCAGGAGCCGGCCCGCCTCGAAGGGCTGA
- a CDS encoding GlcG/HbpS family heme-binding protein, translated as MKKLSLRTRVLTGAVAVAALGAGTFGAVSASASTPAAAPAVALKADASNGNLQQTTHLTIAAATKAAQATLDAAEKENQRVSVAVVDRNGNTIVTLRGDGAGPQSYEAAQKKAFTAVSWNAPTSVLAQRLTNAPTLKDIPGTLFLAGGAPVAAKGAPIAGIGVAGAPSGDLDEKFAQAGVAELAK; from the coding sequence ATGAAGAAGCTGTCGCTGCGCACCCGCGTCCTGACCGGTGCCGTCGCCGTCGCCGCCCTCGGCGCAGGCACCTTCGGCGCCGTGTCCGCCAGCGCCTCCACCCCGGCCGCCGCCCCCGCGGTCGCCCTCAAGGCCGACGCCTCGAACGGCAACCTCCAGCAGACCACCCACCTGACCATCGCCGCCGCAACCAAGGCCGCGCAGGCGACCCTCGACGCCGCGGAGAAGGAGAACCAGCGCGTCTCCGTCGCTGTCGTCGACCGCAACGGCAACACCATCGTCACCCTGCGCGGCGACGGCGCCGGCCCGCAGTCCTACGAGGCCGCGCAGAAGAAGGCGTTCACCGCTGTCTCCTGGAACGCCCCCACCTCCGTGCTCGCCCAGCGTCTGACCAACGCCCCGACCCTGAAGGACATCCCCGGCACCCTCTTCCTCGCCGGTGGCGCCCCGGTCGCGGCCAAGGGTGCGCCGATCGCCGGCATCGGCGTGGCCGGCGCCCCGTCGGGCGACCTGGACGAGAAGTTCGCCCAGGCCGGCGTCGCCGAGCTCGCCAAGTAG
- a CDS encoding sensor histidine kinase yields MDTDLGAGTGRTPGTGNAARDRSGDPDARWLTFLMHAAFFLLLGASLTRFLLRHPGEARTPWIIALSVAAAVLYVVGPVLGSRPTPRSLLWLGVLVAVWMVLVVLAPSFAWCAVPLFFTGLRILPPRAALALVALLTLFVVAAQLRLAKGFDPNLVLAPPAVAAVATAVFVHMQRQAVRQRELSERQGELINDLLRTRRELAATERREGTLAERQRLSMEIHDTLAQGLSSQQMLLQAADRTWDADPATARSHVRTATGIAEHNLAEARRFVHDLAPADLAEGGGLEAALHALATRETVQEQGRLTVHCHVEGERHTALPDRVQSALLRIAQGALANVKEHANATEAALTLTHLDDRVVLDIADNGQGFVPDGRTTATGSVRGHGLPAIRARLQQLGGTLTIESAPGEGTVLSAAVPLTAAPPTAPEDLA; encoded by the coding sequence ATGGACACGGACTTGGGCGCGGGAACGGGCAGGACGCCCGGGACCGGGAACGCCGCCCGGGACCGGTCCGGTGACCCGGATGCCCGGTGGCTCACGTTCCTGATGCACGCCGCGTTCTTCCTGCTGCTCGGCGCCTCGCTCACCCGCTTCCTGCTGCGCCACCCCGGCGAGGCCCGCACCCCGTGGATCATCGCGCTCTCCGTCGCCGCCGCCGTGCTGTACGTGGTCGGGCCGGTGCTGGGCTCGCGTCCGACGCCGCGCTCCCTGCTGTGGCTGGGGGTGCTGGTCGCCGTGTGGATGGTGCTGGTGGTCCTCGCGCCGAGCTTCGCGTGGTGCGCGGTGCCGCTCTTCTTCACCGGGCTGCGCATCCTCCCGCCGCGCGCCGCACTCGCGCTCGTCGCCCTGCTCACCTTGTTCGTCGTCGCCGCGCAACTACGGCTGGCCAAGGGCTTCGACCCGAATCTGGTGCTCGCCCCGCCCGCCGTGGCGGCGGTCGCGACGGCGGTCTTCGTCCATATGCAGCGTCAGGCCGTGCGCCAGCGCGAGCTGTCCGAGCGGCAGGGCGAACTCATCAACGACCTGCTGCGCACCCGCCGCGAACTGGCCGCCACCGAACGGCGCGAAGGAACCCTGGCCGAACGCCAGCGGCTCTCCATGGAGATCCACGACACCCTCGCGCAGGGCCTCTCCAGCCAGCAGATGCTGCTCCAGGCCGCCGACCGCACCTGGGACGCCGATCCGGCGACCGCCCGCAGCCACGTCCGTACGGCCACCGGCATCGCGGAACACAACCTCGCCGAGGCCCGCCGCTTCGTCCACGACCTCGCGCCGGCCGACCTCGCGGAGGGCGGCGGCCTGGAGGCGGCCCTGCACGCACTGGCCACCCGCGAGACGGTGCAGGAGCAGGGGCGGCTGACCGTCCACTGCCATGTGGAGGGCGAACGGCACACCGCACTGCCGGACCGGGTGCAGTCCGCGCTGCTGCGCATCGCCCAGGGCGCGCTGGCCAATGTGAAGGAGCACGCCAACGCGACGGAGGCGGCGCTGACGCTGACCCACCTCGACGACCGGGTCGTCCTGGACATCGCCGACAACGGGCAGGGCTTCGTCCCCGACGGGCGCACCACGGCCACCGGCAGCGTGCGCGGTCACGGGCTGCCCGCGATCCGGGCCCGGCTCCAGCAGCTCGGCGGCACGCTGACCATCGAGTCGGCACCGGGCGAGGGTACGGTGCTGTCCGCCGCCGTCCCTCTCACCGCCGCCCCGCCGACCGCCCCGGAGGACCTCGCATGA
- a CDS encoding response regulator: MTATPPVRILLCDDHVVVRAGLLALLGSEPDIDVVGEAGSGEEAVALAAKLTPDVVLMDLQLGEGIDGVEATRRIATTGVHVLVLTTYDTDADITRAIEAGATGYLLKAERPEELFAAIRSAAQGRTTLSPPVASRVMARMRKPLPTLTDRELDILAQLSQGLGNRDIARALFISEATVKTHLGRIYDKLGVDTRAGAVAVAKEQRLLS, translated from the coding sequence ATGACCGCGACGCCGCCCGTACGCATCCTGCTCTGCGACGACCACGTCGTCGTACGCGCCGGTCTGCTCGCCCTCCTCGGCAGCGAACCGGACATCGACGTCGTCGGCGAGGCCGGCAGCGGCGAGGAGGCGGTCGCCCTGGCCGCCAAGCTCACCCCGGACGTCGTCCTGATGGACCTCCAGCTCGGCGAGGGCATCGACGGCGTCGAGGCCACCCGCCGCATCGCCACCACCGGTGTCCATGTGCTGGTCCTCACCACGTACGACACGGACGCCGACATCACCCGGGCCATCGAGGCGGGCGCCACCGGCTATCTGCTGAAGGCCGAGCGCCCCGAGGAGCTCTTCGCCGCGATCCGCTCGGCCGCCCAGGGCCGCACGACGCTCTCCCCGCCGGTGGCCAGCCGCGTCATGGCCCGGATGCGCAAGCCCCTGCCCACGCTCACCGACCGCGAGCTCGACATCCTGGCCCAGCTCTCCCAGGGCCTGGGCAACCGCGACATCGCCCGCGCCCTGTTCATCAGCGAGGCCACGGTCAAGACCCACCTGGGCCGGATCTACGACAAGCTCGGCGTCGACACCCGCGCCGGGGCGGTCGCCGTCGCGAAGGAACAGCGACTGCTGTCATAG
- a CDS encoding pentapeptide repeat-containing protein — MEGMARSNSRKTDTVPAARRPEVRLPPLVPYDGGGLEPDGDYDGVRFDGADLADQSGPGARFMDCALEGCALDRTELVRARFIDSVLTGVRGVGTDLAGASLRDVEVVDARLGGVQLHGGVLERVLVRGGKIDYLNLRKARLKDVVFEGCVLSEPDFGDAQLVRVEFRDCVLKRADFSSARMESVDLRTVAELDIARGVERLAGAVISPAQLMELAPAFAAQIGVRVEA; from the coding sequence ATGGAGGGCATGGCACGCAGCAACAGCAGGAAGACGGACACCGTCCCGGCGGCCCGGCGCCCGGAAGTACGGCTCCCACCCCTCGTTCCGTACGACGGGGGAGGCCTGGAGCCGGACGGGGACTACGACGGTGTGCGGTTCGACGGGGCGGATCTCGCCGACCAGTCGGGCCCGGGGGCCCGGTTCATGGACTGCGCGCTGGAGGGCTGCGCGCTGGACCGTACGGAGCTGGTCAGGGCCCGTTTCATCGATTCGGTGCTGACGGGCGTACGGGGTGTGGGCACCGATCTCGCGGGGGCGTCGCTGCGCGACGTGGAGGTGGTGGACGCACGGCTGGGCGGGGTGCAGCTGCACGGCGGGGTGCTGGAGCGGGTGCTGGTGCGCGGCGGGAAGATCGACTACCTGAATCTACGCAAGGCGCGGCTCAAGGACGTGGTCTTCGAGGGCTGTGTGCTGTCCGAGCCGGATTTCGGGGACGCGCAGCTGGTGCGGGTGGAGTTCCGCGACTGCGTGCTGAAGCGGGCCGACTTCAGCTCCGCACGGATGGAGTCGGTGGACCTGCGTACGGTCGCGGAGCTGGACATCGCGCGTGGGGTGGAGCGGCTGGCGGGTGCGGTGATCAGCCCGGCCCAGCTGATGGAGCTGGCGCCGGCGTTCGCGGCGCAGATCGGGGTGCGGGTGGAGGCGTAG
- a CDS encoding GNAT family N-acetyltransferase, with product MIRTAVPADVPVIHAMVRELAEYEKALHEAKATEEQLHEALFGERPAAYAHIAESDDGEVAGFALWFLNFSTWRGVHGIYLEDLYVRPERRGGGHGKALLTELARICVERGYERLEWSVLDWNAPSIAFYESLGARPQDEWTVYRLTDEALAGLGGQR from the coding sequence ATGATTCGTACCGCTGTCCCAGCCGATGTCCCCGTCATCCACGCCATGGTCCGTGAGCTGGCCGAATACGAGAAGGCCCTGCACGAGGCGAAGGCCACCGAGGAGCAGTTGCACGAGGCGCTGTTCGGTGAGCGGCCCGCCGCGTACGCGCACATCGCCGAGTCGGACGACGGCGAAGTGGCCGGCTTCGCGCTGTGGTTCCTGAACTTCTCCACCTGGCGCGGGGTGCACGGCATCTACCTGGAGGACCTGTACGTACGCCCGGAGCGGCGCGGCGGCGGTCACGGCAAGGCGCTGCTGACGGAGCTGGCGCGGATCTGCGTGGAGCGCGGTTACGAACGCCTGGAGTGGTCGGTGCTGGACTGGAACGCCCCGTCCATCGCGTTCTACGAGTCGCTGGGCGCGCGCCCGCAGGACGAGTGGACGGTGTACCGGCTGACGGACGAGGCGCTGGCCGGGCTCGGCGGGCAGCGGTAG
- a CDS encoding rhomboid-like protein, with protein sequence MTSSSPAPPTRRTTAGSWLRSAGSWIRSAPGTYIWLAALFVTTVIVHQMSPDFEEDFLRQRSTNIHELTEDPLRVLFASAFWIDGGHWLPYAVLYTVFHAPAERWLGTLRWLAVALLAHVLASLASEGVLAWAIRHGHVPWSAANTLDIGVSYALAGVIAVLTYRTPQPWRCVYLFAVLVFYGIPLVAGRSFTDLGHFTAVLIGLACYPLTRSRHGTGTPVAQ encoded by the coding sequence ATGACCTCGAGCAGCCCCGCACCGCCCACCCGGCGCACCACCGCCGGCTCGTGGCTCCGCAGCGCCGGCTCCTGGATCCGCAGCGCACCCGGCACCTACATCTGGCTGGCCGCGCTCTTCGTCACCACGGTGATCGTCCACCAGATGTCACCGGACTTCGAAGAGGACTTCCTGCGCCAGCGCTCGACCAATATCCACGAACTCACCGAGGACCCCCTGCGCGTCCTGTTCGCCAGCGCCTTCTGGATCGACGGCGGCCACTGGCTCCCCTACGCCGTCCTGTACACCGTCTTCCACGCCCCCGCCGAGCGCTGGCTCGGCACCCTGCGCTGGCTCGCCGTCGCCCTCCTGGCACACGTCCTCGCCTCGCTCGCCAGCGAAGGCGTCCTGGCCTGGGCGATCCGGCACGGACACGTGCCCTGGTCGGCCGCGAACACCCTCGACATCGGCGTCAGTTACGCGCTCGCGGGGGTCATCGCCGTGCTCACGTACCGCACCCCGCAGCCCTGGCGGTGCGTGTACCTCTTCGCCGTCCTCGTCTTCTACGGCATCCCCCTCGTCGCCGGCCGCTCCTTCACCGACCTCGGCCACTTCACCGCCGTGCTCATCGGCCTGGCCTGCTACCCATTGACCCGGTCCCGGCACGGGACGGGAACGCCTGTCGCGCAGTAA
- a CDS encoding NAD(P)/FAD-dependent oxidoreductase produces the protein MSTVSTVNGGISFWYADQGTPLAREPLPGDATADICIVGGGYTGLWTAYYLKKAVPFLNITVLEAKFCGYGASGRNGGWLYNGIAGRDRYAKLHGHEAAVRLQQAMNETVDEVVRVAAEEGIDADIHQGGVLEVAYTPAQLARLKDFHSVEIAFGETDRVLRGARETCERVNVTGAVGSSWTPHGARLHPVKLVQGLAATVEALGVTIHESTPVTEIKPKHAHTPYGTVRAPYILRCTEGFTANLKGQRRTWLPMNSSMIATEPLPRSVWDNIGWDGRETLGDMAHAYMYAQRTADDRIALGGRGVPYRFGSGTDNDGRTQPATIEALRDILVRFFPSTAGARIDHAWSGVLGVPRDWCATVTLDRSTGLGWAGGYVGSGVATTNLAARTLRDLIQQDSGQSGPTDLTTLPWVGHKVRRWEPEPFRWIGVHGMYAAYRAADRRELTSPRAGTDPVAKAADRLAGRH, from the coding sequence ATGAGCACCGTCAGCACCGTCAACGGCGGCATATCGTTCTGGTACGCGGACCAAGGCACCCCCCTCGCCCGGGAGCCTCTGCCCGGCGACGCCACCGCCGACATCTGCATCGTCGGGGGCGGGTACACCGGGCTGTGGACCGCCTACTACCTCAAGAAGGCCGTCCCCTTCCTCAACATCACCGTCCTCGAAGCCAAGTTCTGCGGCTACGGCGCCTCCGGGCGCAACGGCGGCTGGCTCTACAACGGCATCGCGGGCCGCGACCGCTACGCGAAGCTCCACGGCCACGAGGCCGCCGTCCGACTCCAGCAGGCGATGAACGAGACGGTCGACGAGGTCGTACGGGTGGCCGCCGAGGAGGGCATCGACGCCGACATCCATCAGGGCGGCGTCCTCGAAGTCGCCTACACACCCGCGCAGCTGGCCAGGCTCAAGGACTTCCACTCCGTCGAGATCGCCTTCGGCGAGACCGACCGTGTGCTGCGCGGCGCCCGCGAGACCTGCGAACGCGTCAACGTCACCGGGGCCGTCGGCTCCTCCTGGACCCCGCACGGCGCCCGGCTGCACCCGGTCAAGCTCGTCCAGGGCCTCGCCGCGACCGTCGAGGCGCTCGGCGTCACCATCCACGAGTCGACGCCGGTCACCGAGATCAAGCCCAAGCACGCGCACACCCCGTACGGCACCGTCCGCGCCCCGTACATCCTGCGCTGCACCGAGGGCTTCACCGCGAATCTCAAGGGCCAGCGGCGCACCTGGCTCCCCATGAACTCCTCGATGATCGCCACCGAGCCGCTCCCCCGATCGGTCTGGGACAACATCGGCTGGGACGGCCGCGAGACCCTCGGCGACATGGCCCACGCCTACATGTACGCCCAGCGCACCGCCGACGACCGCATCGCGCTCGGCGGCCGCGGCGTCCCTTACCGCTTCGGCTCGGGCACGGACAACGACGGTCGCACCCAGCCCGCCACCATCGAGGCCCTCCGCGACATCCTGGTCCGCTTCTTCCCCAGCACCGCGGGGGCCCGCATCGACCACGCCTGGTCCGGCGTCCTCGGCGTCCCGCGCGACTGGTGTGCCACGGTCACCCTGGACCGTTCCACCGGGCTCGGCTGGGCGGGCGGCTACGTCGGCTCCGGCGTCGCCACCACCAACCTCGCCGCCCGCACCCTGCGCGACCTGATCCAGCAGGACTCCGGCCAGTCGGGCCCCACCGATCTGACCACCCTCCCCTGGGTCGGCCACAAGGTCCGCCGCTGGGAGCCGGAACCCTTCCGCTGGATCGGCGTCCACGGCATGTACGCCGCCTACCGCGCCGCCGACCGCCGCGAACTCACCTCGCCGCGGGCCGGCACGGACCCCGTCGCGAAGGCAGCGGACCGGCTGGCCGGGCGGCACTGA